A stretch of Bradyrhizobium sp. CCBAU 53338 DNA encodes these proteins:
- a CDS encoding 3-hydroxyacyl-CoA dehydrogenase NAD-binding domain-containing protein → MSEVVKLERHDEVGIVTVNSPPVNALSAAVRGGILECIKAAVADPAIKGIVLTCAGRTFIAGADITEFGKPPKPPGLNEVLAEMENSPKPIVAAIHGTALGGGLEVALACHFRVAVKEAKLGLPEVKLGLLPGAGGTQRLPRAVGPELAVKMIVGGDPIGAAEALKAGLIEEIVEGPASGGEAFVRKLLAEKRPLRRLRDDDSKIAAAKADRSIFTNAVAAMTKKARGLEAPFAAADAVGAAIDLPFDEGLKKEREGFLKLVASDQSKAQRYAFFAEREANKIAGVPEGTKSRPVNRVAILGAGTMGGGIAMSFANAGIPVTLIETGEEQLKRGMGIMQKNWEATAARGGIPADAPAKRMALINGVVGIENVGDADLVIEAVFETMAVKKEVFGKLDQYVKPGAVLASNTSYLNIDEIAKATKRPQDVLGMHFFSPANVMKLCEIVRADKTAPDALVTAVSIARKIAKVPAVVGVCDGFVGNRMLAQRGKQSEKLLFEGALPQQVDAVVTKFGMPMGPFAMGDLAGLDIGWRSRKDRGIKSEIADALCEAGRFGQKTGKGYYKYEAGSRAPMPDPEVEKLIDETLLRLGRKKRIVSDDEILERMMYPMINEGAKILEEGIAARPSDIDVVWLYGYGWPIYRGGPMFWADTVGLKHIADRLAFYAKETNDPSLEPAPLLKKLAAEGKTFASLAAASKAA, encoded by the coding sequence GTGAGCGAAGTGGTCAAGCTTGAGCGTCATGACGAAGTCGGGATCGTCACGGTCAATAGCCCTCCGGTCAATGCGCTGAGTGCCGCAGTCCGCGGTGGCATTCTGGAATGCATCAAGGCCGCCGTCGCCGATCCCGCGATCAAGGGCATCGTGCTGACCTGTGCCGGCCGCACCTTCATCGCCGGCGCCGACATCACCGAATTCGGCAAGCCGCCGAAGCCGCCGGGCCTCAACGAAGTGCTGGCCGAGATGGAGAATTCGCCGAAGCCGATCGTGGCCGCGATCCACGGCACCGCGCTCGGCGGCGGCCTCGAGGTCGCGCTCGCCTGTCATTTCCGCGTGGCCGTGAAAGAGGCCAAGCTCGGCCTGCCCGAGGTGAAGCTCGGCCTGTTGCCGGGCGCCGGCGGCACCCAACGCCTGCCGCGCGCAGTCGGTCCCGAACTCGCCGTCAAGATGATCGTCGGCGGCGATCCCATCGGTGCCGCCGAAGCGCTCAAGGCCGGCCTGATCGAGGAGATCGTCGAGGGTCCGGCGTCCGGCGGCGAAGCTTTCGTGCGCAAGCTGCTGGCCGAGAAGCGCCCGCTGCGCCGTCTGCGCGACGACGATTCCAAGATCGCTGCTGCGAAGGCCGATCGCTCGATCTTCACCAACGCGGTCGCGGCCATGACCAAGAAGGCGCGCGGCCTGGAAGCGCCGTTCGCGGCGGCCGACGCCGTCGGTGCGGCGATCGACCTGCCATTCGACGAAGGTCTAAAGAAGGAGCGCGAGGGTTTCCTCAAGCTCGTCGCCAGCGACCAGTCCAAGGCGCAGCGCTATGCGTTCTTCGCAGAGCGCGAGGCCAACAAGATCGCAGGCGTGCCCGAAGGCACCAAGTCGCGTCCCGTTAACCGAGTTGCCATTTTGGGTGCCGGCACCATGGGCGGCGGCATCGCGATGTCCTTCGCCAATGCCGGCATCCCCGTCACCTTGATCGAAACGGGCGAAGAGCAGCTCAAGCGCGGCATGGGCATCATGCAGAAGAACTGGGAAGCGACCGCGGCGCGCGGCGGCATCCCGGCTGACGCGCCCGCCAAGCGCATGGCGCTGATCAACGGTGTCGTCGGCATCGAGAACGTCGGCGATGCCGACCTGGTCATCGAAGCCGTGTTCGAGACCATGGCGGTGAAGAAGGAGGTGTTCGGCAAGCTCGACCAGTACGTCAAGCCGGGCGCCGTGCTTGCCTCCAACACCTCCTACCTCAACATCGACGAGATCGCGAAGGCGACCAAGCGCCCGCAGGACGTGCTCGGCATGCACTTCTTCTCGCCGGCCAACGTCATGAAGCTGTGCGAGATCGTCCGCGCCGACAAGACCGCGCCGGATGCACTGGTCACTGCCGTCAGCATCGCCCGCAAGATCGCCAAAGTGCCGGCCGTGGTCGGCGTCTGCGACGGCTTCGTCGGCAACCGCATGCTGGCCCAGCGCGGCAAGCAGTCGGAGAAGCTGTTGTTCGAGGGCGCTCTGCCGCAGCAGGTCGATGCCGTCGTCACCAAGTTCGGCATGCCGATGGGCCCGTTCGCGATGGGTGACCTCGCCGGCCTCGACATCGGCTGGCGCTCGCGCAAGGACCGCGGCATCAAGTCCGAGATCGCGGACGCGCTGTGCGAAGCCGGCCGCTTCGGCCAGAAGACCGGCAAGGGCTACTACAAATATGAGGCCGGCTCCCGTGCGCCGATGCCCGATCCCGAGGTCGAGAAGCTGATCGACGAGACGCTGCTGCGCCTCGGCCGCAAGAAGCGCATCGTCAGCGACGACGAGATCCTCGAGCGCATGATGTACCCGATGATCAACGAGGGCGCGAAGATCCTCGAAGAGGGCATCGCGGCGCGCCCCTCCGACATCGACGTGGTCTGGCTCTACGGCTATGGCTGGCCGATCTACCGCGGCGGCCCGATGTTCTGGGCCGACACCGTTGGCCTCAAGCACATCGCCGATCGCCTGGCCTTCTACGCCAAGGAGACCAACGACCCGAGCCTCGAGCCCGCCCCGCTGCTGAAGAAGCTCGCGGCCGAAGGCAAGACCTTCGCCTCGCTGGCCGCGGCGTCGAAGGCGGCTTGA
- a CDS encoding branched-chain amino acid ABC transporter permease — MSAAEEVVAEGHEAVEAVPKRAMTLGTGTSVVVLLLLIAVPLFAKNFVIFQLTQLLYLGLAVLALNILTGGSGQFSLGQSAFYGIGAYITAVMMEQFNIPYFLCLPVAGVLCFGVGFLFGQPALRLSGVYLALATFALATAMPQLLKLNFLEPWTGGVQGLVVTKPDAPFGLKMSQDMWLYYFTLVVVLAIYVASVNLLRSRSGRAFMAIRDNEIAASAMGVNVALYKTLAFGVSAAITGVAGGLSAIAVQFVAPDSFTITLAIQLFLGMVVGGVGWLPGSIVGAAFIIFVPNIAEGISKGLSGAVFGVLLFLVIYLVPHGARQLAILGQQLAGRLRKN; from the coding sequence ATGAGCGCAGCAGAAGAAGTCGTCGCCGAAGGCCACGAGGCGGTCGAAGCCGTTCCGAAGCGGGCCATGACGCTGGGCACAGGCACCTCGGTGGTGGTGCTGTTGCTTCTCATCGCCGTTCCCTTGTTCGCGAAGAACTTCGTGATCTTCCAGCTGACCCAGCTCCTCTATCTGGGTCTCGCCGTGCTGGCCCTGAACATCCTGACCGGCGGCTCCGGCCAGTTCTCGCTCGGCCAGAGCGCGTTCTACGGCATCGGCGCCTACATCACCGCGGTGATGATGGAGCAGTTCAACATCCCCTACTTCCTCTGCCTGCCGGTCGCGGGCGTGCTTTGCTTCGGTGTGGGCTTCCTGTTCGGCCAGCCGGCGCTGCGGCTCTCCGGCGTGTACCTTGCGCTGGCGACCTTCGCACTGGCCACCGCGATGCCGCAGCTTCTCAAGCTGAACTTCCTCGAGCCGTGGACCGGCGGCGTGCAGGGCCTCGTCGTCACCAAGCCCGACGCGCCGTTCGGCCTGAAGATGTCGCAGGACATGTGGCTGTACTACTTCACGCTCGTCGTCGTGCTCGCGATCTACGTCGCCTCGGTGAACCTGCTGCGCTCCCGCTCGGGCCGCGCCTTCATGGCGATCCGCGACAACGAGATCGCGGCCTCCGCCATGGGCGTCAACGTCGCGCTGTACAAGACGCTCGCCTTCGGCGTCTCCGCCGCCATTACCGGCGTCGCAGGCGGCTTGAGCGCCATCGCGGTGCAGTTCGTCGCGCCCGACAGCTTCACCATCACGCTCGCGATCCAGCTGTTCCTCGGCATGGTCGTCGGCGGCGTCGGCTGGCTGCCAGGCTCGATCGTGGGCGCGGCCTTCATCATCTTCGTGCCGAACATCGCGGAAGGCATCTCCAAGGGCCTCTCCGGCGCCGTGTTCGGCGTGCTCCTGTTCCTCGTCATCTACCTCGTGCCGCATGGCGCGAGGCAACTCGCGATCCTGGGCCAGCAACTCGCAGGCAGGCTCAGGAAAAACTGA
- a CDS encoding ABC transporter ATP-binding protein: MTQAQLAQGTSPLLAVRDVSVVFGGIVALNGVSFDMHKGQILGLIGPNGAGKTTLFNCLSRLYQPSSGDILMEGASILSRPPHRIAEIGIGRTFQNVALFPNLSVMDNVRVGTHARTSSDIISDSLRLAWIRRGESSVNKKVHEILAYLGLEDVAHTTVSGLPFGTQKRVELARALAADPKILLLDEPAGGLNHEEVYVLGDLIRKIRDERHMTVLLVEHHMGLVMSIADHVVALNFGKKLAEGTPAQVQADPDVIKAYLGSKDQ, from the coding sequence ATGACGCAGGCACAGCTCGCGCAGGGGACATCGCCCCTGCTCGCGGTTCGCGACGTCAGCGTCGTGTTCGGCGGCATCGTCGCGCTCAACGGCGTGTCCTTCGACATGCACAAGGGCCAGATCCTCGGATTGATCGGCCCCAACGGCGCCGGCAAGACCACGCTCTTCAACTGCCTCTCGCGCCTCTACCAGCCGTCGTCGGGCGACATCCTGATGGAAGGCGCGAGCATCCTGTCGCGGCCGCCGCACCGGATCGCCGAGATCGGCATCGGCCGCACCTTCCAGAACGTGGCGCTGTTTCCGAACCTGTCGGTGATGGACAATGTCCGCGTCGGCACCCACGCCCGCACCTCCAGCGACATCATCAGCGACTCGCTGCGGCTCGCCTGGATTCGCCGCGGCGAGAGCAGCGTGAACAAGAAGGTGCACGAGATCCTCGCTTATCTCGGTCTCGAGGACGTCGCCCACACCACCGTCTCCGGCCTGCCCTTCGGTACGCAGAAGCGCGTCGAGCTGGCGCGCGCGCTGGCGGCAGACCCGAAGATCCTGCTGCTCGACGAGCCCGCCGGCGGCCTCAACCACGAAGAGGTCTACGTCCTCGGCGACCTCATCCGCAAAATCCGTGACGAGCGCCACATGACCGTGCTGCTGGTCGAGCACCACATGGGCCTCGTGATGTCGATCGCGGACCACGTCGTCGCGCTGAATTTCGGCAAGAAGCTCGCGGAAGGCACGCCCGCCCAGGTGCAGGCCGACCCCGACGTCATCAAGGCCTATCTCGGGAGCAAGGACCAATGA
- the pimA gene encoding dicarboxylate--CoA ligase PimA gives MTHPGEQFYPEGVHWDDTIVQGTLPDLLATAAANYGPRTALEFRDRPITYTELAAMAERAAAAFLRAGCGKNTSVALFLGNTPDHPVNFFGALKAGARVAHLSPLDGEIALTHKVSDSGSRVLVTSNLQALLPTALKFLEKGLIDRLVVCEDDDWGKVGTPQAAIPSDPRIVTFKAFVEGAPLPAQWPAVAVDDVALLQYTGGTTGLPKGAMLTHGNLSSAVSIYDVWGKPARAARGDVVERVICVLPLFHIYALTVVLLSSLRRGNLISIHQRFDVEAVMRDIEVKRATYFPGVPTMWIAIAALPNLDKRDFSSLNAIGSGGAPLPVEVASFFERKVGKKLKSGWGMTETCSPGTGHPPTGPEKPGSIGLMLPGIELDVVSLDDPTKVLPPGEVGEIRIKGPNVTKGYWNKPAGSAEAFIDGRFLTGDIGYVDSDGYFFLVDRKKDMIISGGFNVYPQMIEQAIYTVPGVHEVIVLGIPDQYRGEAAKAFIKLKPDAKPFSLDELRAQLTGKVGKHELPAAVEFVDDLPRTPVGKLSRHELRQQQKPSHLTQPGGRS, from the coding sequence ATGACCCATCCCGGCGAACAGTTTTACCCCGAGGGCGTGCATTGGGACGACACCATCGTCCAGGGCACGCTGCCTGACCTGCTCGCGACCGCTGCCGCAAATTACGGCCCGCGCACCGCGCTCGAATTTCGCGATCGTCCGATCACCTATACCGAGCTTGCCGCCATGGCCGAACGCGCGGCCGCTGCGTTCCTGCGCGCCGGCTGCGGCAAGAACACCTCCGTCGCGCTGTTCCTCGGCAACACGCCGGACCATCCCGTCAATTTCTTCGGCGCGCTGAAGGCAGGCGCCCGCGTCGCGCATCTGTCGCCACTCGACGGCGAGATCGCGCTGACGCACAAGGTCTCCGACTCCGGCTCGCGCGTGCTGGTCACCTCGAACCTGCAGGCCTTGCTGCCGACCGCGCTGAAATTCCTGGAGAAGGGGCTGATCGACCGCCTCGTCGTCTGCGAGGACGACGACTGGGGCAAGGTCGGCACGCCGCAGGCGGCGATTCCAAGTGATCCCCGCATCGTCACCTTCAAGGCCTTCGTCGAGGGCGCGCCGTTGCCGGCGCAATGGCCCGCGGTTGCAGTCGATGACGTCGCGCTGCTCCAATATACCGGCGGCACCACCGGCCTGCCCAAGGGCGCCATGCTCACGCACGGCAATCTCTCCTCTGCCGTGTCGATCTACGACGTCTGGGGCAAGCCGGCACGTGCGGCGCGCGGCGACGTCGTCGAGCGCGTGATCTGCGTGCTGCCGCTGTTCCACATCTATGCGCTGACCGTCGTGCTGCTGTCATCGCTCCGCCGCGGCAATCTGATCTCGATCCATCAGCGTTTCGACGTCGAGGCGGTGATGCGGGACATCGAGGTCAAGCGCGCGACCTATTTCCCCGGCGTGCCGACGATGTGGATCGCGATCGCAGCCCTCCCCAATCTCGACAAGCGCGACTTCTCCTCGCTCAACGCGATCGGCTCCGGCGGCGCGCCGCTGCCGGTCGAGGTCGCGAGCTTCTTCGAGCGCAAGGTCGGCAAGAAGCTGAAGAGCGGCTGGGGCATGACCGAGACCTGCTCGCCCGGCACCGGCCATCCGCCTACCGGTCCCGAAAAGCCGGGCTCGATCGGCTTGATGCTGCCCGGCATCGAGCTCGACGTCGTCTCGCTGGACGATCCCACGAAGGTGCTGCCGCCGGGCGAAGTCGGCGAAATCCGCATCAAGGGCCCGAACGTCACCAAGGGCTACTGGAACAAGCCGGCGGGATCCGCAGAGGCCTTCATCGACGGCCGCTTCCTCACCGGCGACATCGGCTATGTCGACAGCGACGGCTATTTCTTCCTGGTCGACCGCAAGAAGGACATGATCATTTCCGGCGGCTTCAACGTCTATCCGCAGATGATCGAGCAGGCGATCTACACCGTTCCGGGCGTGCACGAGGTGATCGTGCTCGGCATTCCCGACCAGTATCGGGGCGAGGCCGCAAAGGCCTTCATCAAGCTGAAGCCGGACGCAAAGCCGTTCTCGCTCGACGAGCTGCGCGCGCAGCTCACGGGCAAGGTCGGCAAGCACGAATTGCCGGCGGCGGTCGAGTTCGTCGACGATCTGCCGCGCACGCCGGTCGGAAAGCTGTCGCGCCACGAATTGCGCCAGCAGCAGAAGCCATCACATCTAACGCAACCAGGAGGTCGCTCTTGA
- a CDS encoding branched-chain amino acid ABC transporter permease, with translation MDLFTNQVLAGIATGAIYACMALAVVMIYQAIDHLNFAQGEMAMFSTFVSWQLMQWGVPYWGAFVITLAFAFVGGIVIERVLFKPLAKAPILTNVAGFIALFSIINSSAGLIWDFTIKQYPTPFGSSPFLGSQLISTHQAGMIGVTVLLLIGLFFFFQYTRIGLAMRAAASLPESARLVGINTSWMIALGWGMASAIGAIAGMLIAPVVFLEPNMMGGVLLYGFAAAVLGGLTSPFGAVVGGFLVGIFENLAGTYIPGVGNELKLPIALALIISVLVVKPAGLFGRHIVKRV, from the coding sequence ATGGACCTTTTTACCAACCAGGTGCTGGCCGGCATTGCCACCGGTGCCATCTACGCCTGCATGGCGCTCGCCGTCGTCATGATCTACCAGGCAATCGACCATCTCAACTTCGCGCAGGGCGAGATGGCGATGTTCTCGACCTTCGTGTCCTGGCAATTGATGCAGTGGGGCGTGCCCTATTGGGGCGCATTCGTGATCACGCTGGCGTTCGCCTTCGTCGGCGGCATCGTGATCGAGCGCGTCCTGTTCAAGCCGCTCGCCAAGGCACCGATCCTGACCAATGTCGCAGGCTTCATTGCCCTGTTTTCGATCATCAACTCTTCGGCCGGCCTGATCTGGGACTTCACCATCAAGCAATATCCGACCCCGTTCGGATCCTCGCCGTTCCTCGGCAGCCAGCTCATCTCGACCCACCAGGCGGGCATGATCGGCGTCACCGTGCTGCTCTTGATCGGCCTGTTCTTCTTCTTCCAGTACACGCGGATCGGACTTGCGATGCGGGCCGCCGCCTCGCTGCCTGAATCGGCCCGTCTCGTCGGCATCAATACGAGCTGGATGATCGCGCTCGGCTGGGGCATGGCCTCCGCGATCGGCGCCATTGCCGGCATGCTGATCGCTCCGGTCGTGTTCCTCGAGCCCAACATGATGGGCGGCGTATTGCTCTACGGCTTCGCCGCGGCCGTGCTCGGCGGATTGACCAGCCCGTTCGGCGCCGTGGTCGGCGGCTTCCTGGTCGGCATCTTCGAGAACCTCGCCGGCACCTACATCCCCGGCGTCGGCAACGAGCTGAAACTTCCGATCGCGCTCGCGCTGATCATCTCCGTCCTGGTCGTCAAACCCGCTGGTCTGTTCGGCCGGCACATCGTCAAGCGAGTTTGA
- a CDS encoding ABC transporter ATP-binding protein — protein MTTLLNVKDLRAYYGQVQALHGLSFSLSEGSLTTLLGANGAGKTTTLRAICNMVRSTGGIEFDGKPLNNRSTESIVRFGIAHVPQGRGTFTTMTVEENLQLGAITRKDNAGIVSDIERMYAHFPVLKQRHTQQAGTLSGGEQQMLAVARALMLRPRLMLLDEPSFGLAPLVVRDLFGILGKINREDKVSILVVEQNAQLALELADQAYVIETGRIVMSGNAKDIANNEDIRKSYLGY, from the coding sequence ATGACGACGCTGCTCAACGTCAAGGACCTGCGCGCCTATTACGGCCAGGTCCAGGCGCTCCACGGCCTCTCCTTCTCGCTCAGCGAGGGTTCGCTGACGACGCTGCTCGGGGCCAACGGCGCCGGCAAGACCACGACGCTGCGGGCGATCTGCAACATGGTACGCTCCACCGGCGGCATCGAGTTCGACGGCAAGCCGCTGAACAACCGGTCGACCGAGAGCATCGTGCGCTTCGGCATCGCCCACGTGCCGCAGGGCCGCGGCACCTTCACCACCATGACGGTGGAGGAAAACCTGCAGCTCGGGGCCATCACCCGCAAGGACAATGCGGGCATCGTCTCCGACATCGAGCGCATGTATGCGCATTTCCCGGTTCTGAAGCAGCGGCACACCCAGCAGGCCGGGACGCTCTCCGGCGGCGAGCAGCAGATGCTCGCGGTCGCGCGCGCGCTGATGCTGCGGCCGCGCCTGATGCTGCTCGACGAGCCGTCCTTCGGCCTCGCGCCGCTGGTGGTGCGCGACCTGTTCGGCATCCTCGGCAAGATCAACCGCGAGGACAAGGTCTCGATCCTGGTGGTCGAGCAGAACGCCCAGCTCGCGCTCGAGCTCGCCGACCAGGCCTATGTGATCGAGACCGGCCGTATCGTGATGTCCGGCAACGCCAAGGACATCGCGAACAACGAAGACATCCGCAAATCCTATCTGGGTTACTGA
- a CDS encoding IclR family transcriptional regulator, giving the protein MKRTGKKTATDRNFVVALSRGLDVLRAFQPSDGLLGNQEIASRTNLPKPTVSRLTYTLTKLGYLTPVPRFEKYQLAPAAMALGYAALANLGVRHLSEPFREEMMRATGGAVAIGGRDRHSMIYFGQSRGSETVGVQLDVGSRVPIATSAMGRAYFWALGEEDRAELSRVLREHYGSRWPKMRDGLERSGETVAKHGFAISVGDWHDDIGAAGVALKLNDGTGPYAFNCGAPAFRFTEERLINDIGPRLLSMVRNIEAALGGLMPPSKKDDSKKLKSGGKVARLAEGIR; this is encoded by the coding sequence ATGAAGCGTACAGGAAAGAAGACTGCGACCGATCGGAATTTCGTCGTCGCGCTTTCCCGCGGGCTTGATGTATTGCGAGCTTTCCAACCGAGCGACGGACTTCTCGGCAATCAGGAGATTGCCTCCCGCACCAATCTGCCGAAGCCGACCGTTTCGCGGCTGACCTATACGCTGACGAAGCTCGGCTACCTGACACCGGTTCCCCGTTTCGAGAAATATCAGCTCGCGCCCGCCGCGATGGCGCTGGGTTACGCGGCACTCGCCAATCTCGGTGTTCGGCATTTGTCCGAACCGTTCCGCGAGGAAATGATGCGCGCGACGGGAGGTGCCGTCGCGATCGGCGGCCGCGATCGTCACAGCATGATCTATTTCGGACAGAGCCGCGGCAGCGAGACCGTCGGCGTTCAACTTGACGTCGGCTCTCGCGTGCCGATTGCAACCAGCGCGATGGGTCGCGCCTATTTCTGGGCGCTCGGCGAGGAGGACCGCGCTGAACTGTCGCGCGTCCTGCGCGAACATTACGGCAGCCGCTGGCCGAAGATGCGCGACGGCCTGGAGCGCTCCGGCGAGACCGTCGCCAAGCACGGCTTTGCGATCTCGGTCGGCGACTGGCACGACGACATCGGCGCCGCCGGCGTCGCACTCAAGCTCAACGACGGAACCGGACCTTATGCGTTCAATTGTGGCGCACCCGCATTCCGCTTCACGGAAGAGCGTTTGATCAACGACATTGGACCGCGTCTGCTGTCGATGGTAAGGAACATCGAAGCGGCACTTGGGGGTCTGATGCCGCCATCCAAAAAAGACGACAGCAAAAAGCTGAAATCAGGAGGAAAAGTTGCGCGCCTGGCCGAGGGGATCAGATAG
- a CDS encoding ABC transporter substrate-binding protein yields MAAVRFQVATLSVAFALCTAMSNPALAQKTYDSGASDTEIKIGNIMPYSGPASAYAAIGKAEEAYFNKINAEGGINGRKIKFISYDDAYSPPKTVEQARKLVESDNVLLIFGSLGTSTNGAIRKYMNEKKVPQLFVASGASKWNDPKQYPWTMGWQPSYASEAKIYAKYIMKEKPDAKIGVLFQNDDFGKDYLKGLKDGLGDKASMIVMAEPYDTSEPAVDEHVVRLKTAGADVFISITTPKFAAQAIKKAAEINWHPIHIVSNVSTSVGGVIEPAGYEISQGILSASYVKDGSDPQWNADDGMKKFYDFIAQYDPKGNKLDAGVVFGYAAAQTMVKVLQMCGDNLTRDNVMKQAAALKDFAPDTLLPGITINTTPDDFAPIKQLQMMQFKGKAWELFGDIISSDTSH; encoded by the coding sequence ATGGCTGCCGTTCGATTTCAGGTTGCGACGCTTTCGGTCGCATTCGCGTTGTGCACTGCGATGAGCAACCCCGCACTGGCGCAAAAGACCTACGACAGCGGCGCTTCCGATACCGAGATCAAGATCGGCAACATCATGCCCTATAGCGGCCCTGCCTCCGCCTATGCCGCGATCGGCAAGGCCGAGGAAGCCTATTTCAACAAGATCAATGCCGAGGGCGGCATCAACGGCCGCAAGATCAAGTTCATCTCGTATGACGATGCCTATTCGCCGCCGAAGACGGTGGAGCAGGCGCGCAAGCTGGTCGAGAGCGACAACGTGCTCCTGATCTTCGGCTCACTCGGCACCTCCACCAACGGCGCCATCCGCAAGTACATGAACGAGAAGAAGGTGCCGCAATTGTTCGTGGCGAGCGGCGCCTCGAAGTGGAACGATCCGAAGCAATATCCGTGGACCATGGGCTGGCAGCCGAGCTACGCGAGCGAAGCCAAGATCTATGCCAAGTACATCATGAAGGAGAAGCCGGACGCAAAGATCGGCGTGCTCTTCCAGAACGACGATTTCGGCAAGGACTACCTCAAGGGGCTGAAGGACGGGCTCGGCGACAAGGCCTCGATGATCGTGATGGCGGAGCCCTACGACACCTCGGAGCCTGCCGTCGACGAGCACGTCGTCAGGCTGAAGACCGCCGGCGCCGACGTCTTCATCAGCATCACCACGCCGAAATTCGCAGCCCAGGCCATCAAGAAGGCGGCCGAGATCAATTGGCACCCGATCCACATCGTCTCCAACGTCTCGACTTCGGTCGGCGGCGTGATCGAGCCCGCAGGCTACGAGATCTCGCAAGGCATCTTGTCGGCGAGCTACGTCAAGGACGGCTCCGATCCGCAATGGAACGCCGATGACGGCATGAAGAAATTCTACGATTTCATCGCGCAATACGATCCGAAGGGCAACAAGCTCGATGCCGGCGTGGTGTTCGGCTATGCCGCCGCTCAGACCATGGTGAAGGTGCTGCAGATGTGTGGCGACAACCTCACCCGCGACAATGTCATGAAGCAGGCGGCGGCGTTGAAGGATTTCGCGCCCGATACGCTGCTGCCGGGCATCACGATCAACACCACACCCGACGATTTCGCACCGATCAAGCAGCTCCAGATGATGCAGTTCAAGGGCAAGGCGTGGGAATTGTTCGGCGACATCATTTCGAGCGACACCAGCCACTGA
- a CDS encoding ABC transporter substrate-binding protein — protein MPFGRTLRTAALATAVATLASSAALAQKKYDTGASDTEIKIGNIMPYSGPASAYGIIGKTEEAYFKMINDKGGINGRKIVYVTYDDGYSPPKAVEQVRKLVESDEVLAVFNPLGTPSNTAIQKYLNAKKIPQLFVATGATKWNDPKNFPWTMGWQPSYQSEAQIYAKWLMKEKPDAKVAILYQNDDFGKDYLKGTKDGFGAKAASAIIMEESYEVSEPSIDGHIVKIKAANPDVLLIYTTPKFGAQTIKKTAELGWKPLQIITNVSSSVGSVMKPAGFEAAQGVLSATYAKDGSDPRWNDDAGMKKWIAFLDKYMPGVDKTDSSVVYGYGAAQTLVKALEQCGDDLTRANLMKQAASLKDFEPDTLLPGIKINTGPTDFAPISQLQMQRFKGEKWEQFGDIMSGDVAPE, from the coding sequence TTGCCTTTCGGAAGAACACTGCGAACCGCCGCACTTGCAACGGCGGTCGCGACACTCGCCTCCAGCGCTGCCCTCGCCCAGAAGAAATACGACACCGGCGCGTCCGATACCGAGATCAAGATCGGCAACATCATGCCGTACAGCGGTCCGGCGTCGGCTTACGGCATCATCGGCAAGACCGAAGAAGCCTATTTCAAGATGATCAACGACAAGGGCGGCATCAACGGCCGCAAGATCGTCTACGTCACCTATGACGACGGCTATTCGCCGCCAAAGGCCGTGGAGCAGGTCCGCAAGCTGGTGGAGAGCGACGAGGTGCTCGCCGTGTTCAACCCGCTCGGCACGCCCTCGAACACCGCGATCCAGAAGTACCTCAACGCCAAGAAGATCCCGCAGCTGTTCGTCGCCACCGGCGCGACCAAGTGGAACGACCCGAAGAACTTCCCCTGGACCATGGGCTGGCAGCCCTCCTACCAGAGCGAAGCGCAGATCTACGCGAAGTGGCTGATGAAGGAGAAGCCCGACGCCAAGGTCGCGATCCTCTACCAGAACGACGATTTCGGCAAAGACTACCTCAAGGGCACCAAGGACGGTTTCGGCGCCAAGGCTGCGTCCGCGATCATCATGGAGGAGAGCTACGAAGTCTCCGAGCCGTCGATCGACGGTCACATCGTCAAGATCAAGGCCGCCAATCCGGACGTGCTCTTGATCTATACGACGCCGAAATTCGGCGCCCAGACCATCAAGAAGACGGCCGAGCTCGGCTGGAAGCCGCTCCAGATCATCACCAACGTGTCGTCCTCGGTCGGCAGCGTGATGAAGCCGGCGGGCTTCGAGGCCGCACAGGGCGTGCTGTCGGCGACCTACGCCAAGGACGGCAGCGATCCGCGCTGGAACGACGATGCCGGCATGAAGAAATGGATCGCGTTCCTCGACAAGTACATGCCCGGTGTCGACAAGACCGACTCCAGCGTCGTCTACGGCTACGGAGCCGCCCAGACGCTGGTCAAGGCGCTGGAACAGTGCGGCGACGATCTCACCCGCGCCAATTTGATGAAGCAGGCGGCAAGCCTGAAGGATTTCGAGCCGGACACCCTGCTGCCCGGCATCAAGATCAACACCGGACCGACCGACTTCGCCCCGATCAGCCAGTTGCAGATGCAGCGCTTCAAGGGCGAGAAGTGGGAACAGTTCGGCGACATCATGAGCGGTGACGTAGCCCCGGAATAA